A region from the Gossypium hirsutum isolate 1008001.06 chromosome A08, Gossypium_hirsutum_v2.1, whole genome shotgun sequence genome encodes:
- the LOC107953563 gene encoding uncharacterized protein, whose product MGMNHLILALVSLSCLFSFSTSTSTPPSYSYHYSFSHSSSSAPSAAFNVHFPKSSGTRIDQTFNKLPTLPTKNVDPGLQQICKDTDHPVECISNIVPFLGHSKFVAEPVSVLKLEIQAMDNKVKEAIDKATKLMQDHSTQKMTASCLETCLDSYKSILDSDKRALDALSLHDVYQVSMELSSNIENVQTCEDAFLEANLKSPNIQMDSVIRKMISNTLAIGVDKVHF is encoded by the coding sequence ATGGGAATGAACCATTTAATCTTGGCCCTCGTCTCCCTTTCCTGTCTCTTCTCCTTCTCTACTTCTACCTCTACCCCTCCATCTTATTCCTATCATTACTCTTTTTCTCACTCATCATCTTCAGCTCCATCTGCAGCATTTAATGTTCATTTTCCCAAATCTTCCGGAACTCGAATAGAccaaacatttaataaattaccTACATTACCTACCAAAAATGTTGACCCTGGGCTTCAGCAAATCTGTAAAGACACTGACCATCCTGTAGAGTGTATATCAAATATTGTTCCATTCCTAGGTCATAGTAAATTTGTTGCAGAACCCGTATCTGTCCTCAAACTTGAGATTCAAGCAATGGATAACAAGGTTAAGGAAGCCATAGACAAGGCTACGAAACTTATGCAAGATCACTCTACCCAAAAAATGACTGCTTCTTGCCTTGAAACATGCTTGGATAGCTACAAATCCATCCTCGATAGCGATAAGAGAGCCCTTGATGCTCTCTCTTTGCATGACGTTTACCAAGTAAGCATGGAATTAAGTTCCAATATCGAGAATGTACAAACTTGTGAGGATGCATTTCTAGAAGCCAACCTCAAATCGCCGAATATACAAATGGATTCAGTGATACGAAAGATGATTAGCAATACTTTAGCCATTGGTGTCGATAAGGTCCACTTTTAG
- the LOC107949521 gene encoding DEAD-box ATP-dependent RNA helicase 24 isoform X1, producing MSKRKFGFEGFGINRQSTYNFERSQAPQRLYVPPSSRHSHDNYDDNDLDDIDYADNNDTSNDANTNDPTSNGNGGEDDEIDPLDAFMQGIEEDLKAKPPPKPKEKAERYKEDEDEDDPVESFLRSKKDVGLTLAADALRAGYDSDEEVYAAAKAVDAGLLEYDSDDNPVVVDKKKIEPIPALDHSSIEYEPFNKDFYEEKASISGMSEQEVAEYRKSLAIRVSGFDVPRPVKTFEDCGFAPELMRAIAKQGYEKPTTIQCQALPIVLSGRDVIGIAKTGSGKTASFVLPMIVHIMDQPELQKEEGPIGVICAPTRELAHQIFLEAKKFAKAYGIRASAVYGGMSKLDQFKELKAGCEIVVATPGRLIDMLKMKALTMTRATYLVLDEADRMFDLGFEPQIRSIVGQIRPDRQTLLFSATMPRKVEKLAREILSDPVRVAVGEVGTANEDITQHVHVIPSDSEKLPWLLEKLPGMIDEGDVLVFASKKATVDEIESQLSGKGFKVAALHGDKDQASRMEILQKFKSGIYHVLIATDVAARGLDIKSIKSVVNYDIAKDMDMHVHRIGRTGRAGDKDGIAYTLITQKEARFAGELVNSLIAAGQNVSMELMDLAMKDGRFRSKRNARKGGGKKGRGRGGCRSGRGVRGVDYGMGIGYNPESGNASSQAVQSRNAAVNSLKTGMMAQMKSNFVAASSNSQSQGFNNSSSIRRPTLSGFVSGGTIGGDINRSQMATSFNTAPTSGLNTSQNTGQNATQSSSERSRDGPRERRRPSGWDR from the exons ATGTCGAAACGCAAATTCGGATTCGAAGGGTTTGGGATTAACCGTCAATCAACCTACAACTTTGAGCGATCCCAAGCTCCTCAACGTCTATACGTCCCTCCTTCCTCTCGTCATTCCCACGACAACTACGACGATAACGACCTTGACGACATCGATTATGCCGATAACAATGATACTTCCAACGACGCCAACACCAATGACCCCACCAGCAATGGCAACGGAGGGGAAGATGACGAAATCGACCCTCTCGACGCCTTCATGCAAGGTATTGAGGAGGATTTGAAAGCGAAGCCGCCTCCGAAGCCCAAGGAGAAGGCGGAGAGGTATAAAGAGGATGAAGATGAGGATGATCCGGTGGAGAGTTTTTTGAGGTCGAAGAAGGATGTTGGGCTGACCTTGGCGGCGGATGCTTTGCGTGCTGGGTATGATTCTGATGAGGAGGTTTATGCCGCTGCCAAGGCTGTAGATGCGGGGTTGTTGGAGTATGATTCTGATGATAATCCCGTGGTTGTAGACAAGAAGAAGATTGAGCCGATTCCGGCCCTTGATCACAGTTCGATTGAGTATGAGCCGTTTAATAAAGATTTTTATGAGGAGAAGGCTTCAATTTCAG GAATGAGTGAGCAGGAAGTTGCTGAATACCGAAAGAGTTTGGCTATCCGCGTTTCTGGTTTTGATGTCCCAAGACCTGTAAAGACATTTGAAGACTGTGGTTTTGCACCAGAGCTAATGCGAGCTATTGCAAAACAAGGGTATGAAAAGCCAACAACTATTCAGTGCCAAGCCTTACCTATTGTCCTCTCTGGGAGGGATGTTATTGGTATAGCAAAAACTGGTTCTGGTAAAACTGCTTCCTTTGTGCTTCCTATGATTGTACACATCATGGATCAGCCTGAACTTCAGAAGGAGGAGGGTCCAATTGGAGTGATATGTGCACCTACCCGAGAACTAGCACACCAAATCTtcttggaagcaaagaaatttgcAAAAGCCTATGGGATACGTGCCTCTGCTGTGTATGGTGGAATGTCCAAACTTGATCAGTTCAAGGAACTTAAGGCAGGATGTGAGATAGTCGTTGCTACACCTGGTCGATTGATAGACATGCTAAAAATGAAGGCACTGACAATGACAAGAGCAACTTATTTGGTACTTGATGAGGCTGATCGAATGTTTGACCTTGGGTTTGAGCCTCAAATAAGGTCCATTGTTGGCCAAATCAGACCTGACCGACAGACATTACTATTTTCAGCAACAATGCCCCGCAAAGTTGAAAAGTTAGCAAGGGAAATTCTCAGTGACCCAGTCAGAGTCGCAGTTGGAGAAGTGGGAACAGCTAACGAGGATATTACTCAGCATGTTCATGTAATTCCTTCTGACTCTGAGAAGTTACCCTGGCTTCTTGAGAAGCTACCTGGAATGATTGATGAGGGTGATGTTTTGGTGTTTGCTTCCAAGAAAGCTACTGTTGATGAGATTGAGTCTCAGCTCTCTGGTAAGGGTTTTAAGGTTGCTGCCCTTCATGGTGATAAAGATCAGGCTTCTCGAATGGAAATTCTACAAAAGTTTAAATCTGGCATCTACCATGTTCTCATCGCAACTGATGTTGCTGCTCGTGGTCTTGACATCAAGTCAATTAAGTCAGTTGTGAACTATGATATTGCAAAGGACATGGACATGCATGTGCACCGTATTGGTAGAACAGGTCGTGCTGGTGACAAAGATGGTATTGCGTATACTCTGATAACTCAAAAGGAGGCTCGGTTTGCTGGTGAATTGGTAAATAGTTTAATTGCTGCTGGGCAGAATGTTTCCATGGAACTGATGGATCTTGCTATGAAG GACGGGAGATTTAGGTCCAAGCGTAATGCAAGAAAAGGAG GTGGGAAGAAAGGCAGAGGAAGGGGCGGCTGCAGGAGTGGTCGAGGTGTGCGTGGAGTTGATTATGGCATGGGTATTGGATATAATCCAGAATCCGGTAATGCTTCATCTCAGGCTGTTCAAAGTCGAAATGCTGCGGTAAATTCTCTCAAAACTGGCATGATGGCACAAATGAAGAGTAACTTTGTTGCTGCTTCATCAAACTCTCAAAGTCAAGGCTTCAATAACAGTTCAAGTATCAGGAGACCAACTCTGTCTGGATTTGTATCTGGCGGTACCATTGGTGGAGATATAAATAGGTCTCAGATGGCCACTTCATTCAACACTGCTCCTACATCAGGATTGAACACTTCACAAAATACTGGACAAAACGCTACCCAGAGTAGCTCAGAGAG GTCTAGAGATGGACCAAGAGAAAGGCGAAGGCCCTCTGGGTGGGACCGTTAA
- the LOC107949521 gene encoding DEAD-box ATP-dependent RNA helicase 24 isoform X2: MSKRKFGFEGFGINRQSTYNFERSQAPQRLYVPPSSRHSHDNYDDNDLDDIDYADNNDTSNDANTNDPTSNGNGGEDDEIDPLDAFMQGIEEDLKAKPPPKPKEKAERYKEDEDEDDPVESFLRSKKDVGLTLAADALRAGYDSDEEVYAAAKAVDAGLLEYDSDDNPVVVDKKKIEPIPALDHSSIEYEPFNKDFYEEKASISGMSEQEVAEYRKSLAIRVSGFDVPRPVKTFEDCGFAPELMRAIAKQGYEKPTTIQCQALPIVLSGRDVIGIAKTGSGKTASFVLPMIVHIMDQPELQKEEGPIGVICAPTRELAHQIFLEAKKFAKAYGIRASAVYGGMSKLDQFKELKAGCEIVVATPGRLIDMLKMKALTMTRATYLVLDEADRMFDLGFEPQIRSIVGQIRPDRQTLLFSATMPRKVEKLAREILSDPVRVAVGEVGTANEDITQHVHVIPSDSEKLPWLLEKLPGMIDEGDVLVFASKKATVDEIESQLSGKGFKVAALHGDKDQASRMEILQKFKSGIYHVLIATDVAARGLDIKSIKSVVNYDIAKDMDMHVHRIGRTGRAGDKDGIAYTLITQKEARFAGELVNSLIAAGQNVSMELMDLAMKVGRKAEEGAAAGVVEVCVELIMAWVLDIIQNPVMLHLRLFKVEMLR; this comes from the exons ATGTCGAAACGCAAATTCGGATTCGAAGGGTTTGGGATTAACCGTCAATCAACCTACAACTTTGAGCGATCCCAAGCTCCTCAACGTCTATACGTCCCTCCTTCCTCTCGTCATTCCCACGACAACTACGACGATAACGACCTTGACGACATCGATTATGCCGATAACAATGATACTTCCAACGACGCCAACACCAATGACCCCACCAGCAATGGCAACGGAGGGGAAGATGACGAAATCGACCCTCTCGACGCCTTCATGCAAGGTATTGAGGAGGATTTGAAAGCGAAGCCGCCTCCGAAGCCCAAGGAGAAGGCGGAGAGGTATAAAGAGGATGAAGATGAGGATGATCCGGTGGAGAGTTTTTTGAGGTCGAAGAAGGATGTTGGGCTGACCTTGGCGGCGGATGCTTTGCGTGCTGGGTATGATTCTGATGAGGAGGTTTATGCCGCTGCCAAGGCTGTAGATGCGGGGTTGTTGGAGTATGATTCTGATGATAATCCCGTGGTTGTAGACAAGAAGAAGATTGAGCCGATTCCGGCCCTTGATCACAGTTCGATTGAGTATGAGCCGTTTAATAAAGATTTTTATGAGGAGAAGGCTTCAATTTCAG GAATGAGTGAGCAGGAAGTTGCTGAATACCGAAAGAGTTTGGCTATCCGCGTTTCTGGTTTTGATGTCCCAAGACCTGTAAAGACATTTGAAGACTGTGGTTTTGCACCAGAGCTAATGCGAGCTATTGCAAAACAAGGGTATGAAAAGCCAACAACTATTCAGTGCCAAGCCTTACCTATTGTCCTCTCTGGGAGGGATGTTATTGGTATAGCAAAAACTGGTTCTGGTAAAACTGCTTCCTTTGTGCTTCCTATGATTGTACACATCATGGATCAGCCTGAACTTCAGAAGGAGGAGGGTCCAATTGGAGTGATATGTGCACCTACCCGAGAACTAGCACACCAAATCTtcttggaagcaaagaaatttgcAAAAGCCTATGGGATACGTGCCTCTGCTGTGTATGGTGGAATGTCCAAACTTGATCAGTTCAAGGAACTTAAGGCAGGATGTGAGATAGTCGTTGCTACACCTGGTCGATTGATAGACATGCTAAAAATGAAGGCACTGACAATGACAAGAGCAACTTATTTGGTACTTGATGAGGCTGATCGAATGTTTGACCTTGGGTTTGAGCCTCAAATAAGGTCCATTGTTGGCCAAATCAGACCTGACCGACAGACATTACTATTTTCAGCAACAATGCCCCGCAAAGTTGAAAAGTTAGCAAGGGAAATTCTCAGTGACCCAGTCAGAGTCGCAGTTGGAGAAGTGGGAACAGCTAACGAGGATATTACTCAGCATGTTCATGTAATTCCTTCTGACTCTGAGAAGTTACCCTGGCTTCTTGAGAAGCTACCTGGAATGATTGATGAGGGTGATGTTTTGGTGTTTGCTTCCAAGAAAGCTACTGTTGATGAGATTGAGTCTCAGCTCTCTGGTAAGGGTTTTAAGGTTGCTGCCCTTCATGGTGATAAAGATCAGGCTTCTCGAATGGAAATTCTACAAAAGTTTAAATCTGGCATCTACCATGTTCTCATCGCAACTGATGTTGCTGCTCGTGGTCTTGACATCAAGTCAATTAAGTCAGTTGTGAACTATGATATTGCAAAGGACATGGACATGCATGTGCACCGTATTGGTAGAACAGGTCGTGCTGGTGACAAAGATGGTATTGCGTATACTCTGATAACTCAAAAGGAGGCTCGGTTTGCTGGTGAATTGGTAAATAGTTTAATTGCTGCTGGGCAGAATGTTTCCATGGAACTGATGGATCTTGCTATGAAG GTGGGAAGAAAGGCAGAGGAAGGGGCGGCTGCAGGAGTGGTCGAGGTGTGCGTGGAGTTGATTATGGCATGGGTATTGGATATAATCCAGAATCCGGTAATGCTTCATCTCAGGCTGTTCAAAGTCGAAATGCTGCGGTAA
- the LOC107949504 gene encoding DEAD-box ATP-dependent RNA helicase 24, whose product MSKRKFGFEGFGINRQSTYNFERSQAPQRLYVPPSSRHSHDNYEDNDLDDIDYADNNDTSNDADTSDPTSNGNGGEDDEIDPLDAFMQGIEEDLKAKPTPEPKEKAERYRDDEDEDDPVESFLRSKKDVGLTLAADALRAGYDSDEEVYAAAKAVDAGLLEYDSDDNPVVVDKKKIEPVPALDHSSIEYEPFNKDFYEEKAPISGMSEQEVSEYRKSLAIRVSGFDVPRPVKTFEDCGFAPELMRAIAKQGYEKPTTIQCQALPIVLSGRDVIGIAKTGSGKTASFVLPMIVHIMDQPELQKEEGPIGVICAPTRELAHQIFLEAKKFAKAYGIRASAVYGGMSKLDQFKELKAGCEIVVATPGRLIDMLKMKALTMTRATHLVLDEADRMFDLGFEPQIRSIVGQIRPDRQTLLFSATMPRKVEKLAREVLSDPIRVTVGEVGTANEDITQHVHVIPSDSEKLPWLLEKLPGMIDEGDVLVFASKKATVDEIESQLSSKGFKVAALHGDKDQASRMEILQKFKSGIYHVLIATGVAARGLDIKSIKSVVNYDIAKDMDMHVHRIGRTGRAGDKDGIAYTLITQKEARFAGELVNSLIAAGQNVSMELMDLAMKDGRFRSKRNARKGGGKKGRGRGGGGSGRGVRGVDFGLGIGYNPESCNASSQAVQSRNAAVNSLKTGMMA is encoded by the exons ATGTCGAAACGCAAATTCGGATTCGAAGGGTTTGGGATAAACCGTCAATCAACCTACAACTTCGAGCGATCCCAAGCTCCTCAACGCCTTTACGTCCCTCCTTCCTCTCGTCATTCCCACGACAACTACGAAGATAACGACCTTGACGACATCGATTATGCCGATAACAACGATACCTCCAACGACGCCGACACCAGTGACCCCACCAGCAATGGCAACGGAGGGGAAGATGACGAAATCGACCCTCTCGACGCCTTCATGCAAGGTATTGAGGAGGATTTGAAAGCGAAGCCGACTCCGGAGCCCAAGGAGAAGGCTGAGAGGTATAGAGACGATGAAGATGAGGATGATCCAGTGGAGAGTTTTTTGAGGTCGAAGAAGGATGTTGGGCTGACATTAGCGGCGGATGCTTTGCGTGCTGGGTATGATTCGGATGAGGAGGTTTATGCCGCTGCCAAGGCTGTAGATGCGGGTTTGTTGGAGTATGATTCTGATGATAATCCCGTGGTAGTCGACAAGAAGAAGATCGAGCCGGTTCCAGCCCTTGATCACAGTTCCATTGAGTATGAACCGTTTAATAAAGATTTTTATGAGGAGAAAGCCCCAATTTCAG GAATGAGTGAGCAGGAAGTTTCTGAATACAGAAAGAGTTTGGCTATTCGTGTTTCTGGTTTTGATGTCCCAAGACCTGTTAAGACATTTGAAGACTGTGGTTTTGCACCCGAGTTAATGCGTGCTATTGCGAAACAAGGGTATGAAAAGCCAACAACTATTCAGTGCCAAGCCTTACCAATTGTCCTCTCTGGGAGGGATGTTATTGGTATAGCAAAAACTGGTTCTGGTAAAACTGCTTCTTTTGTGCTTCCTATGATTGTCCACATTATGGATCAGCCTGAACTTCAGAAGGAGGAAGGTCCAATTGGAGTGATATGTGCACCTACCCGAGAACTAGCACACCAAATCTtcttggaagcaaagaaatttgcAAAAGCCTATGGGATACGTGCCTCTGCTGTGTATGGTGGAATGTCCAAACTTGATCAATTCAAGGAACTTAAGGCAGGATGTGAGATAGTCGTTGCTACACCTGGTCGATTGATAGACATGCTAAAAATGAAGGCACTGACAATGACGAGAGCAACTCATTTGGTACTTGATGAGGCTGATCGAATGTTTGACCTTGGGTTTGAGCCTCAAATAAGGTCCATTGTTGGCCAAATAAGACCTGACCGTCAGACATTACTATTTTCAGCAACAATGCCCCGCAAAGTTGAAAAGTTAGCAAGGGAAGTTCTCAGCGACCCAATCAGAGTCACAGTTGGAGAGGTGGGAACAGCTAACGAGGATATTACTCAGCATGTTCATGTAATTCCTTCTGACTCTGAGAAGTTACCCTGGCTTCTCGAGAAGCTACCTGGAATGATTGATGAGGGTGATGTTTTGGTGTTTGCTTCCAAGAAAGCTACTGTTGATGAGATTGAGTCTCAGCTCTCTAGTAAGGGTTTTAAGGTTGCTGCCCTTCATGGTGACAAAGATCAGGCTTCTCGAATGGAAATTCTACAAAAGTTTAAATCTGGCATCTACCATGTTCTCATTGCAACTGGTGTGGCTGCTCGTGGTCTTGACATCAAGTCAATTAAGTCAGTTGTGAACTATGATATTGCAAAGGACATGGACATGCATGTGCACCGTATTGGTAGAACAGGTCGTGCTGGTGACAAAGATGGCATTGCTTATACACTGATAACGCAAAAGGAGGCTCGGTTTGCTGGTGAATTGGTAAATAGTTTAATTGCTGCTGGGCAGAATGTTTCCATGGAACTGATGGATCTTGCTATGAAG GATGGGAGATTTAGGTCCAAGCGTAATGCAAGAAAAGGAG GTGGGAAGAAAGGCAGAGGAAGGGGCGGCGGTGGGAGTGGTCGAGGTGTGCGTGGAGTTGATTTTGGTCTGGGTATTGGATATAATCCAGAATCCTGTAATGCTTCATCTCAGGCTGTTCAAAGTCGAAATGCTGCCGTAAATTCTCTCAAAACTGGCATGATGGCATAA
- the LOC107949534 gene encoding uncharacterized protein, with translation MGWWDNSYHKAKKLLISPTVKQPFHLLAILLLSLWLPLAFLLVARLSYVNYTLNATVLDPSSTPSPPSFLFSFYLYTNPALLYFLVAAISIVALVHGLTGKVSFVTESPSAFHRPYLRIAWIILCIMQVSVGLGIEGSVAVGINGAGFGVQRSVLSRLIFFLGLHEVMLVWFRTVVKPVVDDSIFGEVSEEKWVHRAAIALSVGTLWWWKLRDEVESLVVVAEAKKELSMEIEMADFLGWWLYYLTVTIGMVRIVKALLWVGFALLFRGVRRNIDDEIIAMEEEDQDKV, from the coding sequence ATGGGGTGGTGGGATAATTCATATCACAAAGCTAAGAAACTCCTCATTTCACCCACCGTGAAACAACCCTTTCACTTGCTAGCAATCCTCCTCCTCAGCCTATGGCTTCCCCTTGCTTTCCTCCTCGTCGCCAGGCTATCTTATGTTAACTACACCTTAAACGCCACCGTGTTAGACCCTTCTTCTACACCTTCCCCACCATCGTTCCTTTTCTCTTTCTACTTGTACACCAATCCAGCTCTTCTTTATTTCCTCGTTGCAGCTATTAGCATCGTGGCTCTGGTTCATGGTTTGACTGGGAAAGTCAGCTTCGTAACTGAGTCACCGAGTGCTTTTCATCGACCCTATTTGCGTATTGCATGGATTATTTTATGTATAATGCAAGTTTCCGTTGGGTTGGGGATTGAAGGAAGCGTAGCGGTAGGTATCAACGGTGCTGGGTTTGGGGTTCAAAGGAGTGTTTTAAGTAGATTAATATTCTTCTTGGGTTTGCATGAGGTGATGCTTGTTTGGTTCCGAACGGTGGTAAAGCCGGTGGTGGATGATTCTATCTTTGGTGAAGTTAGTGAAGAGAAATGGGTTCATAGGGCTGCTATTGCTTTGAGCGTTGGCACCCTATGGTGGTGGAAACTTAGGGATGAAGTGGAGTCATTAGTGGTGGTTGCAGAAGCTAAGAAGGAGCTGTCAATGGAGATTGAAATGGCTGATTTTCTTGGTTGGTGGCTATATTACTTGACTGTCACAATTGgtatggttagaattgttaaagcACTTCTTTGGGTTGGTTTTGCGTTGCTTTTTAGAGGTGTAAGAAGGAACATCGATGATGAGATCATCGCCATGGAAGAGGAAGATCAAGACAAGGTATAA